The following are from one region of the Capsicum annuum cultivar UCD-10X-F1 chromosome 1, UCD10Xv1.1, whole genome shotgun sequence genome:
- the LOC107857392 gene encoding uncharacterized acetyltransferase At3g50280, translated as MEEIQIISTCLVATSNESNSYKNTSKISKIEMTPWDLQLLLRDTIQKGLLFHKPKQENNIDHLKTSLSHTLNFFPPLAGRFSIIKNTDDDTVSFFINCNNAGVEFIHASAPKLTVSAILDSTLVPIMVHHLFPLNNVRNFECVTKPLFGVQITELIDGLFIGCTMNHSLGDGTSFWHFFNSWSEISRGFKVISKIPVLERYFPEKMNLPIHLPLKTDDEKLLEKCEVPTFVERFFHLSKESIGRLKGKAISETNVKSISSLQAFLAHLWRGVTRSRKIIAEEEVSVYLTIGARSRLNPPLPEGYFGNAIHMKQVKATAGELLKNGLGWAAMKINKMIVAQNFEEVMVKFYKEWAENPFIFSRDSQFVRNNTRLGISSSPRFNIYGNDFGWGKSIGVRSGMANKSDGMITLYPGVEEGSVDIEVCLLPETLQALENDQEFMEAVTKN; from the exons AATTTCCACCTGTTTAGTAGCAACATCAAATGAATCAAATTCATACAAAAACACctcaaaaatttctaaaattgaaATGACACCATGGGATTTACAACTCCTCCTTCGTGATACTATCCAAAAAGGTCTCCTTTTCCACAAaccaaaacaagaaaataatattgATCACTTAAAAACATCCCTTTCTCACACCTTAAACTTCTTTCCTCCCTTAGCTGGTCGTTTTTCGATCATCAAAAATACAGATGATGACACAGTTTCTTTCTTCATCAATTGTAATAACGCTGGCGTGGAATTCATTCATGCCAGCGCTCCGAAATTAACTGTATCTGCTATTCTTGATTCTACACTCGTACCAATTATGGTTCACCATCTTTTCCCACTGAATAATGTTCGAAATTTTGAATGTGTTACTAAGCCTTTGTTTGGGGTACAAATAACGGAGCTGATTGATGGTCTTTTTATTGGATGCACTATGAATCATAGCTTAGGTGATGGGACTTCTTTTTGGCATTTCTTTAATTCTTGGTCAGAAATCTCTCGTGGATTCAAAGTCATTTCTAAAATTCCAGTTTTAGAACGTTATTTTCCTGAGAAAATGAATCTTCCGATTCATCTTCCCCTGAAGACGGATGATGAGAAATTGTTAGAAAAATGTGAAGTTCCAACATTTGTGGAGAGGTTTTTTCACCTTAGTAAAGAAAGTATTGGTAGGCTCAAGGGTAAGGCCATTTCAGAAACGAATGTTAAATCAATTTCTTCTCTGCAAGCTTTTTTGGCGCATCTATGGCGCGGTGTGACTCGTTCTCGCAAAATTATTGCTGAGGAAGAAGTGTCTGTTTACTTAACCATAG GTGCAAGATCAAGGCTAAATCCTCCTCTTCCAGAAGGGTATTTTGGAAATGCAATTCATATGAAGCAAGTAAAAGCAACTGCAGGAGAGCTACTGAAAAATGGACTAGGATGGGCTGCAATGAAAATAAACAAGATGATTGTTGCTCAAAACTTTGAAGAAGTGATGGTAAAATTCTATAAAGAGTGGGCAGAAAATCCATTTATATTCTCCAGGGACTCACAATTTGTGAGGAATAATACTAGATTGGGAATAAGTAGTTCTCCAAGATTTAATATTTATGGTAATGATTTTGGTTGGGGAAAATCAATTGGTGTGAGGAGTGGGATGGCAAATAAAAGTGATGGGATGATTACTTTATATCCTGGAGTAGAAGAAGGAAGTGTAGATATTGAAGTTTGTCTTTTGCCAGAGACTTTGCAAGCATTGGAGAATGATCAAGAATTCATGGAGGCTGTAACCAAGAATTAA